Proteins found in one Stigmatopora nigra isolate UIUO_SnigA chromosome 15, RoL_Snig_1.1, whole genome shotgun sequence genomic segment:
- the tefb gene encoding TEF transcription factor, PAR bZIP family member b isoform X2 translates to MSTFNHIFGDRGEVPDLIRSLADYPFSFPGFDDGELEKEKLGSADDVEGGGVAAASVGGVSRGSSGGSAGGVSASLTPAIWEKTIPYDGETFHLEYMDLDEFLLENGIPASLEDEELQKTLESEGVKGKSALKVASVASATATSASTSPLPDTSTGSPEPDQAATVITLLPAKLEEEDDDDDDDDDDEDEDQEDEALLSEEKVAKVKEENPGTGERNTPSPINPDDIEVDVNFQPDPTDLVLSSVPGGELFNPRKHKFSDEELKPQPMIKKAKKVFVPTEQKDDKYWSRRKKNNLAAKRSRDARRLKENQITVRASFLERENAALRQEVADMRKDCGRCKATLARYEAKYGPL, encoded by the exons AGCTCGAAAAGGAGAAGCTGGGCTCAGCTGATGATGTGGAAGGGGGCGGGGTTGCTGCAGCCAGCGTCGGTGGAGTGTCGAGGGGAAGCAGTGGGGGCAGCGCCGGAGGGGTGTCAGCCTCCTTGACCCCAGCTATTTGGGAGAAGACCATCCCCTACGATGGCGAGACCTTCCATCTGGAGTACATGGATCTGGACGAATTCCTTCTGGAGAACGGCATCCCGGCCAGTCTGGAGGATGAGGAGCTGCAGAAGACTCTGGAATCCGAGGGAGTAAAAGGCAAGAGCGCCCTGAAGGTTGCCAGCGTAGCTAGTGCGACGGCAACGTCGGCATCTACGTCGCCTCTCCCCGACACTTCGACGGGAAGCCCGGAGCCAGACCAAGCGGCGACTGTCATCACGCTACTGCCTGCTAaattggaggaggaggatgatgatgatgacgatgatgatgatgatgaagatgaggatcAAGAAGATGAAGCTTTGCTCAGTGAGGAAAAAGTGGCAAAAGTGAAAGAAGAAAATCCTG GTACTGGAGAGCGTAACACGCCATCTCCCATCAACCCGGACGACATTGAGGTGGATGTTAACTTCCAACCAGATCCCACAGACCTGGTCCTTTCCAGTGTACCGGGGGGAGAATTGTTTAATCCTCGCAAGCACAAATTTTCCGATGAGGAGCTCAAGCCACAGCCCATGATCAAGAAGGCCAAGAAAGTCTTTGTTCCCACCGAACAGAAG GATGATAAATATTGGTCCcggaggaagaagaacaacCTGGCCGCCAAACGTTCCCGCGACGCTCGGCGTCTCAAGGAAAACCAGATCACGGTGCGCGCCTCCTTCCTGGAGCGGGAGAACGCAGCCCTGCGACAAGAAGTGGCCGACATGCGAAAAGATTGCGGCCGCTGCAAGGCCACTTTGGCCCGCTACGAGGCCAAGTACGGACCGCTGTAA
- the tefb gene encoding TEF transcription factor, PAR bZIP family member b isoform X1 gives MHGKAVMDVALECDSSVEPSVKQKSCLFVLKKIMDIPPPNILEECDDELEKEKLGSADDVEGGGVAAASVGGVSRGSSGGSAGGVSASLTPAIWEKTIPYDGETFHLEYMDLDEFLLENGIPASLEDEELQKTLESEGVKGKSALKVASVASATATSASTSPLPDTSTGSPEPDQAATVITLLPAKLEEEDDDDDDDDDDEDEDQEDEALLSEEKVAKVKEENPGTGERNTPSPINPDDIEVDVNFQPDPTDLVLSSVPGGELFNPRKHKFSDEELKPQPMIKKAKKVFVPTEQKDDKYWSRRKKNNLAAKRSRDARRLKENQITVRASFLERENAALRQEVADMRKDCGRCKATLARYEAKYGPL, from the exons tgcttgtttgttttaaagaagATTATGGACATCCCTCCTCCTAACATTTTGGAGGAATGCGACGACG AGCTCGAAAAGGAGAAGCTGGGCTCAGCTGATGATGTGGAAGGGGGCGGGGTTGCTGCAGCCAGCGTCGGTGGAGTGTCGAGGGGAAGCAGTGGGGGCAGCGCCGGAGGGGTGTCAGCCTCCTTGACCCCAGCTATTTGGGAGAAGACCATCCCCTACGATGGCGAGACCTTCCATCTGGAGTACATGGATCTGGACGAATTCCTTCTGGAGAACGGCATCCCGGCCAGTCTGGAGGATGAGGAGCTGCAGAAGACTCTGGAATCCGAGGGAGTAAAAGGCAAGAGCGCCCTGAAGGTTGCCAGCGTAGCTAGTGCGACGGCAACGTCGGCATCTACGTCGCCTCTCCCCGACACTTCGACGGGAAGCCCGGAGCCAGACCAAGCGGCGACTGTCATCACGCTACTGCCTGCTAaattggaggaggaggatgatgatgatgacgatgatgatgatgatgaagatgaggatcAAGAAGATGAAGCTTTGCTCAGTGAGGAAAAAGTGGCAAAAGTGAAAGAAGAAAATCCTG GTACTGGAGAGCGTAACACGCCATCTCCCATCAACCCGGACGACATTGAGGTGGATGTTAACTTCCAACCAGATCCCACAGACCTGGTCCTTTCCAGTGTACCGGGGGGAGAATTGTTTAATCCTCGCAAGCACAAATTTTCCGATGAGGAGCTCAAGCCACAGCCCATGATCAAGAAGGCCAAGAAAGTCTTTGTTCCCACCGAACAGAAG GATGATAAATATTGGTCCcggaggaagaagaacaacCTGGCCGCCAAACGTTCCCGCGACGCTCGGCGTCTCAAGGAAAACCAGATCACGGTGCGCGCCTCCTTCCTGGAGCGGGAGAACGCAGCCCTGCGACAAGAAGTGGCCGACATGCGAAAAGATTGCGGCCGCTGCAAGGCCACTTTGGCCCGCTACGAGGCCAAGTACGGACCGCTGTAA